A genomic segment from Bradyrhizobium sp. ISRA430 encodes:
- a CDS encoding GcrA family cell cycle regulator has product MGWDAKDVARLKGLWAAGQSAAQIAPRLGCSRNAVCGMLTRLGLKRGHKPPTARPKIRPAPKLRPASSAACARPVAKKVSRNTAEKQQPQEFSKRQLYAILAEAVRNTG; this is encoded by the coding sequence ATGGGTTGGGATGCGAAAGACGTAGCACGGCTCAAAGGGCTCTGGGCCGCAGGACAGAGCGCGGCGCAGATCGCGCCCCGTCTCGGGTGTAGCCGCAACGCGGTCTGCGGCATGCTCACCCGTTTGGGCCTGAAGCGTGGCCACAAGCCACCAACAGCAAGACCCAAGATAAGGCCGGCCCCGAAGCTGAGGCCGGCGTCGTCGGCCGCCTGTGCCCGCCCAGTGGCAAAGAAGGTGTCGCGTAACACAGCAGAGAAGCAGCAGCCTCAGGAATTCAGCAAGCGGCAGCTTTACGCCATTCTAGCCGAGGCGGTCAGGAACACCGGCTAA
- a CDS encoding dodecin domain-containing protein, whose product MPDSVYKVIELVGTSNDSWEKAAANAVEQAAKSLRDLRVAEVVKLDMQLDAKGKVEAYRAKLNVSFKFEGS is encoded by the coding sequence ATGCCTGATAGCGTCTACAAGGTCATTGAACTGGTCGGTACCAGCAACGACTCCTGGGAGAAGGCCGCCGCCAATGCGGTCGAGCAAGCTGCAAAATCTCTCCGAGATCTTCGCGTTGCAGAGGTCGTCAAACTCGATATGCAACTGGATGCCAAAGGAAAAGTAGAGGCCTATCGCGCCAAGCTCAACGTATCGTTCAAGTTCGAGGGCTCCTGA